One genomic segment of Esox lucius isolate fEsoLuc1 chromosome 15, fEsoLuc1.pri, whole genome shotgun sequence includes these proteins:
- the LOC105015647 gene encoding pleckstrin homology domain-containing family G member 3 isoform X3, translating to MPEESHSAVHKGLMGEESPQLYSALTISDGRDGRTDGYSRLCACPSEEEASGRPVSLVSTLSSSSSRDSHSLYGSTATLPSSALPPTSGEDIDLELSPTEGASPQTPAQVQGLSPGETRGQWLDQGQNNNSITTTTFNTRTSDPETLTSPFAAEAMTPNPKLSYVDRVVMEIIETERMYVRDLRSIVEDYLAHIIDMHNLPIEPKQVSSLFGNIEDIYEFNSELLKSLDMCENDPVAVARCFVDKSDDFEIYTQYCTNYPNSVGALTDCMRSKTLAKFFRDRQASLKRSLPLGSYLLKPVQRILKYHLLLQEIAKHFDPEEEGYEMVQEAIDTMTGVAWYINDMKRKHEHAVRLQEIQSLLINWKGHDLTTYGELVLEGTFQVQRAKNTRTLFLFDKMLLITKKRGDHFIYKTHISCSTLMLLDSAKDPLHFSVIHFKHPKQPHIVQAKTVEEKRLWAHHIKRLILENHHTIVPQNAKEGFLEMDSLYPGSGRYRYSPERLKKTLACQAENLPAVGRQGRRRSEPAKQIVRTTNAILKEDQEELGRRRCSLDQLSPRDRDDPKPDSPPCQVGPDQEEEIGAMNTDDTLMVDDQVADFASSMLAAISCWHYRARALLSAQFTTAYVEVGSSQSNVPQIMVIEPHEGYPPRDKGPHASPPLAPRQHMTLEPEERCEEGVMEEERYREEERYREEERYREEEEESDCSALHQDAMDSSVTNGDCSELGEVEEDGAVGKETDSILPASVLDQAGEISEHFVSGLSQRGSLVVSEDQHSPSSPSSQLCCMRNGNTSQSTELQVKAQTLVNSIPKPPLLLEAKPLTPAPVPDHPIESKSKSTLSNLDQILIHKIRKYYEHAERQDAGFSIKRRESLSYIPAGLVRQLSSQLNSIPQEQVVPGHRKVSPNNRPTSWSVFDLPGLEKENSTNDTPVLEPQKATDVEPSSQCVKDAPELFRPALDMIQVWRDMEMDEATGSLEEPKGIQKTESIDNPSLHHSISTHRPRKGGCSSESPETENIKPLKILEESDMGTASEESPAPIPMTTSPDPISEQDYSEDKTLKSEERVSRTFLPRITSLRSQGEEDLILQDMERMKNKVFQLARQYSQRIKNSKPVVRQRNSEAENHLTQNDLPAINEEKVQRGRPNLTLTLNNCEPVVMHRLSSPSPATSLSSGASSRVTSPCPNGSSSPVQTESFHWPDVQELRSKYTNPRLDDVSSHPSPVSRSNSVPERMESCTVGFSTSWISTAYSSSYSNSTDTISGQTTTKSSKAYLCPASVAEAQQQPALCRWDSLDQMLGTLPLHDLQNLPEPMRSCYVASQASLPNEHNVIVVERVPSVRPAETGEKERVEEQGAEGKGKLHTANSFDYQYCAKMSSLTSGKKTESSLVKNLREKFQNLGSNT from the exons AATCTCCTCAGCTGTACTCTGCCCTCACCATCAGCGATGGGCGCGATGGGCGAACCGATGGTTACAGCCGGCTCTGTGCTTGCCCATCGGAGGAAGAGGCCTCTGGCCGTCCGGTGAGCCTCGTCTCCACTCTGTCATCCAGCTCATCCAGGGACAGCCACAGCCTCTACGGCAGTACCGCGACCCTCCCCTCCTCCGCGCTGCCTCCGACCAGCGGAGAGGACATTGACCTGGAGCTCAGCCCCACGGAGGGAGCCAGCCCGCAGACGCCGGCCCAGGTTCAAGGCCTGAGCCCGGGGGAGACCCGAGGCCAGTGGCTGGACCAGGGTCAGAACAACAACAGTATAACCACCACCACCTTCAACACCAGGACTAGTGACCCCGAGACCCTGACCTCGCCCTTTGCCGCAGAAGCCATGACGCCCAACCCTAAGCTGAGCTATGTGGACCGCGTGGTCATGGAGATCATTGAGACGGAGCGCATGTACGTCAGGGACCTTCGCAGCATTGTGGAG GATTACCTGGCACACATCATAGACATGCACAACCTTCCCATTGAACCAAAACAGGTGTCTTCCCTATTTGGAAATATAGAGGACATTTATGAGTTTAACAG TGAGCTGTTGAAGTCTCTGGACATGTGTGAAAATGACCCAGTAGCTGTTGCCAGATGTTTCGTAGACAAG AGTGACGATTTTGAGATCTACACACAGTACTGCACAAACTACCCCAA CTCTGTAGGTGCCCTGACTGACTGCATGAGGAGTAAGACCCTGGCCAAGTTCTTCAGGGATCGCCAAGCCTCCTTAAAGCGCTCTTTGCCCCTGGGCTCCTACCTGCTAAAACCTGTCCAGAGAATCCTCAAATACCACCTGCTGTTGCAG GAGATTGCCAAACACTTTGACCCCGAGGAGGAGGGCTATGAGATGGTGCAGGAGGCCATCGACACCATGACCGGCGTGGCTTGGTACATCAACGACATGAAGAGAAAGCACGAACATGCTGTCAGGCTACAG GAGATCCAGTCTCTCCTGATCAACTGGAAAGGTCATGACCTCACTACGTACGGCGAACTTGTCCTAGAGGGAACCTTCCAGGTCCAACGTGCCAAGAACACCAGGACGCTGTTCCTGTTTGACAAGATGCTCCTCATTACCAAGAAGAGAGGAGACCACTTCATCTACAAGACACACATCTCT TGCTCAACCCTGATGCTGCTCGACAGTGCCAAGGACCCCCTGCACTTCAGTGTGATCCACTTCAAGCATCCCAAGCAGCCTCATATTGTGCAG GCCAAGACTGTTGAGGAGAAGCGCCTCTGGGCTCATCATATAAAGAGGCTGATTCTGGAGAACCACCACACCATCGTCCCACAGAAT GCAAAAGAAGGCTTTCTGGAAATGGATTCTCTCT ATCCAGGGTCAGGGAGGTACCGCTACAGCCCAGAGAGGTTGAAGAAGACTCTAGCATGCCAGGCTGAAAACCTCCCCGCAGTGGGGAGGCAAGGACGCAGGAGGTCAG AACCAGCTAAACAGATTGTGAGGACGACCAACG CCATTCTGAAG GAGGACCAGGAGGAGCTAGGCCGCAGGAGGTGCTCTCTGGACCAGTTGAGTCCCAGGGACAGAGATGACCCTAAGCCAGATTCGCCACCATGCCAGGTGGGCCCTGACCAGGAGGAAGAGATAGGGGCGATGAACACGGATGATACTCTAATGGTGGACGACCAGGTAGCCGACTTTGCCAGTTCCATGCTGGCAGCCATCTCCTGTTGGCACTATAGGGCCAGGGCTTTGCTTTCCGCTCAGTTCACAACG GCTTATGTGGAGGTAGGGTCTTCTCAAAGCAACGTTCCTCAGATAATGGTGATAGAACCGCATGAGGGTTATCCACCCAGAGACAAAGGGCCTCATGCCTCGCCCCCCCTGGCTCCCAGACAGCATATGACACTGGAGCCTGAGGAGAGGTGTGAAGAGGGAGTCATGGAAGAGGAGCGCTACAGGGAAGAGGAGCGCTACAGGGAAGAGGAGCGctacagagaggaagaggaggaaagtGACTGCTCTGCCCTCCATCAGGATGCAATGGACTCGTCAGTGACTAATGGAGATTGTTCAGAGTTGGGTGAGGTAGAGGAGGATGGGGCAGTGGGGAAGGAGACGGACAGCATCCTGCCTGCTTCTGTGCTGGACCAGGCCGGTGAAATATCAGAACATTTTGTCAGTGGTCTTTCCCAGAGAGGTAGCCTGGTAGTCTCAGAGGACCAGCATTCACCGAGCAGCCCCTCATCTCAACTGTGCTGCATGAGAAACGGGAACACAAGTCAAAGCACTGAGCTCCAGGTGAAGGCCCAGACTCTAGTTAACTCAATCCCAAAGCCCCCACTGCTCTTGGAAGCCAAACCCTTGACGCCGGCCCCTGTACCAGACCACCCGATTGAGTCTAAGAGCAAATCCACTCTCTCCAACCTGGACCAGATACTCATCCACAAGATCAGGAAGTATTATGAGCATGCAGAGCGCCAGGATGCCGGCTTCAGCATCAAGCGCAGGGAAAGCCTGTCCTACATCCCTGCAGGCCTAGTCAGACAGTTAAGTAGTCAGCTCAACAGCATTCCCCAGGAGCAGGTGGTTCCAGGACACCGGAAGGTCTCTCCAAACAACCGGCCCACCTCCTGGTCAGTGTTCGACCTCCCTGGCCTGGAAAAGGAAAATAGCACTAATGATACCCCTGTGCTGGAGCCACAGAAAGCTACTGATGTCGAGCCCAGCTCCCAATGTGTCAAAGATGCTCCTGAGTTATTTAGACCCGCCTTGGACATGATCCAAGTTTGGCGAGACATGGAGATGGATGAGGCCACTGGGAGCCTTGAAGAACCCAAGGGTATCCAGAAGACGGAGAGCATTGACAATCCCAGTTTACATCATTCCATATCTACACATCGACCCCGAAAGGGGGGATGCAGCAGTGAGAGCCCTGAAACTGAGAACATCAAGCCTCTGAAGATCCTGGAGGAGTCAGACATGGGCACTGCCTCAGAAGAGTCCCCAGCCCCGATTCCCATGACAACCTCTCCAGACCCAATCTCAGAGCAGGACTATTCTGAGGATAAGACTCTTAAGTCTGAAGAGAGGGTCAGTAGGACCTTTCTACCCAGGATCACCAGCCTGCGTTCCCAGGGAGAGGAGGACCTGATCCTGCAGGACATGGAGAGGATGAAGAACAAGGTGTTTCAGCTGGCCCGCCAGTACAGCCAGCGCATCAAGAACAGCAAGCCTGTGGTGAGGCAGAGAAACAGTGAGGCTGAGAACCACCTCACCCAGAACGACCTGCCTGCTATCAATGAGGAAAAGGTCCAAAGGG GTCGGCCTAACCTGACTCTGACACTTAACAACTGTGAGCCGGTGGTCATGCATCGGTTGAGTTCCCCAAGCCCTGCCACAAGTCTCAGTTCTGGGGCCAGCTCACGGGTCACATCCCCTTGTCCCAATGGTTCCAGCAGCCCAGTGCAGACAGAGAGTTTCCACTGGCCCGATGTCCAGGAGCTACGCTCCAAATACACTAACCCCAGGCTGGACGATGTATCCTCCCACCCTTCACCTGTCAGCCGTAGCAACTCTGTCCCAGAAAGAATGGAGAGTTGTACTGTGGGGTTCAGCACCTCATGGATCTCCACTGCCTACTCATCCAGCTACAGCAACTCCACAGACACTATCAGTGGACAAACAACCACCAAGTCATCCAAAGCTTACCTGTGCCCGGCCTCTGTGGCAGAGGCTCAGCAACAACCTGCACTGTGCAGGTGGGACTCTTTAGATCAAATGCTGGGTACACTGCCTCTACATGACCTGCAGAACCTCCCGGAACCCATGAGGAGCTGTTATGTGGCCAGTCAAGCCAGCCTGCCCAATGAGCACAATGTTATTGTTGTGGAGAGGGTTCCAAGTGTCAGGCCAGCGGAGAccggggagaaagagagagtggaggagcaAGGAGCTGAAGGAAAGGGAAAACTCCATACCGCAAATAGCTTTGACTACCAATACTGTGCTAAGATGTCTTCACTGACTTCTGGCAAAAAGACTGAGAGTAGTCTGGTGAAAAACCTGCGAGAAAAATTCCAGAACTTAGGTTCAAACACATGA
- the LOC105015647 gene encoding pleckstrin homology domain-containing family G member 3 isoform X4 produces MPEESHSAVHKGLMGEESPQLYSALTISDGRDGRTDGYSRLCACPSEEEASGRPVSLVSTLSSSSSRDSHSLYGSTATLPSSALPPTSGEDIDLELSPTEGASPQTPAQVQGLSPGETRGQWLDQGQNNNSITTTTFNTRTSDPETLTSPFAAEAMTPNPKLSYVDRVVMEIIETERMYVRDLRSIVEDYLAHIIDMHNLPIEPKQVSSLFGNIEDIYEFNSELLKSLDMCENDPVAVARCFVDKSDDFEIYTQYCTNYPNSVGALTDCMRSKTLAKFFRDRQASLKRSLPLGSYLLKPVQRILKYHLLLQEIAKHFDPEEEGYEMVQEAIDTMTGVAWYINDMKRKHEHAVRLQEIQSLLINWKGHDLTTYGELVLEGTFQVQRAKNTRTLFLFDKMLLITKKRGDHFIYKTHISCSTLMLLDSAKDPLHFSVIHFKHPKQPHIVQAKTVEEKRLWAHHIKRLILENHHTIVPQNAKEGFLEMDSLYPGSGRYRYSPERLKKTLACQAENLPAVGRQGRRRSEPAKQIVRTTNAILKAYVEVGSSQSNVPQIMVIEPHEGYPPRDKGPHASPPLAPRQHMTLEPEERCEEGVMEEERYREEERYREEERYREEEEESDCSALHQDAMDSSVTNGDCSELGEVEEDGAVGKETDSILPASVLDQAGEISEHFVSGLSQRGSLVVSEDQHSPSSPSSQLCCMRNGNTSQSTELQVKAQTLVNSIPKPPLLLEAKPLTPAPVPDHPIESKSKSTLSNLDQILIHKIRKYYEHAERQDAGFSIKRRESLSYIPAGLVRQLSSQLNSIPQEQVVPGHRKVSPNNRPTSWSVFDLPGLEKENSTNDTPVLEPQKATDVEPSSQCVKDAPELFRPALDMIQVWRDMEMDEATGSLEEPKGIQKTESIDNPSLHHSISTHRPRKGGCSSESPETENIKPLKILEESDMGTASEESPAPIPMTTSPDPISEQDYSEDKTLKSEERVSRTFLPRITSLRSQGEEDLILQDMERMKNKVFQLARQYSQRIKNSKPVVRQRNSEAENHLTQNDLPAINEEKVQRGRPNLTLTLNNCEPVVMHRLSSPSPATSLSSGASSRVTSPCPNGSSSPVQTESFHWPDVQELRSKYTNPRLDDVSSHPSPVSRSNSVPERMESCTVGFSTSWISTAYSSSYSNSTDTISGQTTTKSSKAYLCPASVAEAQQQPALCRWDSLDQMLGTLPLHDLQNLPEPMRSCYVASQASLPNEHNVIVVERVPSVRPAETGEKERVEEQGAEGKGKLHTANSFDYQYCAKMSSLTSGKKTESSLVKNLREKFQNLGSNT; encoded by the exons AATCTCCTCAGCTGTACTCTGCCCTCACCATCAGCGATGGGCGCGATGGGCGAACCGATGGTTACAGCCGGCTCTGTGCTTGCCCATCGGAGGAAGAGGCCTCTGGCCGTCCGGTGAGCCTCGTCTCCACTCTGTCATCCAGCTCATCCAGGGACAGCCACAGCCTCTACGGCAGTACCGCGACCCTCCCCTCCTCCGCGCTGCCTCCGACCAGCGGAGAGGACATTGACCTGGAGCTCAGCCCCACGGAGGGAGCCAGCCCGCAGACGCCGGCCCAGGTTCAAGGCCTGAGCCCGGGGGAGACCCGAGGCCAGTGGCTGGACCAGGGTCAGAACAACAACAGTATAACCACCACCACCTTCAACACCAGGACTAGTGACCCCGAGACCCTGACCTCGCCCTTTGCCGCAGAAGCCATGACGCCCAACCCTAAGCTGAGCTATGTGGACCGCGTGGTCATGGAGATCATTGAGACGGAGCGCATGTACGTCAGGGACCTTCGCAGCATTGTGGAG GATTACCTGGCACACATCATAGACATGCACAACCTTCCCATTGAACCAAAACAGGTGTCTTCCCTATTTGGAAATATAGAGGACATTTATGAGTTTAACAG TGAGCTGTTGAAGTCTCTGGACATGTGTGAAAATGACCCAGTAGCTGTTGCCAGATGTTTCGTAGACAAG AGTGACGATTTTGAGATCTACACACAGTACTGCACAAACTACCCCAA CTCTGTAGGTGCCCTGACTGACTGCATGAGGAGTAAGACCCTGGCCAAGTTCTTCAGGGATCGCCAAGCCTCCTTAAAGCGCTCTTTGCCCCTGGGCTCCTACCTGCTAAAACCTGTCCAGAGAATCCTCAAATACCACCTGCTGTTGCAG GAGATTGCCAAACACTTTGACCCCGAGGAGGAGGGCTATGAGATGGTGCAGGAGGCCATCGACACCATGACCGGCGTGGCTTGGTACATCAACGACATGAAGAGAAAGCACGAACATGCTGTCAGGCTACAG GAGATCCAGTCTCTCCTGATCAACTGGAAAGGTCATGACCTCACTACGTACGGCGAACTTGTCCTAGAGGGAACCTTCCAGGTCCAACGTGCCAAGAACACCAGGACGCTGTTCCTGTTTGACAAGATGCTCCTCATTACCAAGAAGAGAGGAGACCACTTCATCTACAAGACACACATCTCT TGCTCAACCCTGATGCTGCTCGACAGTGCCAAGGACCCCCTGCACTTCAGTGTGATCCACTTCAAGCATCCCAAGCAGCCTCATATTGTGCAG GCCAAGACTGTTGAGGAGAAGCGCCTCTGGGCTCATCATATAAAGAGGCTGATTCTGGAGAACCACCACACCATCGTCCCACAGAAT GCAAAAGAAGGCTTTCTGGAAATGGATTCTCTCT ATCCAGGGTCAGGGAGGTACCGCTACAGCCCAGAGAGGTTGAAGAAGACTCTAGCATGCCAGGCTGAAAACCTCCCCGCAGTGGGGAGGCAAGGACGCAGGAGGTCAG AACCAGCTAAACAGATTGTGAGGACGACCAACG CCATTCTGAAG GCTTATGTGGAGGTAGGGTCTTCTCAAAGCAACGTTCCTCAGATAATGGTGATAGAACCGCATGAGGGTTATCCACCCAGAGACAAAGGGCCTCATGCCTCGCCCCCCCTGGCTCCCAGACAGCATATGACACTGGAGCCTGAGGAGAGGTGTGAAGAGGGAGTCATGGAAGAGGAGCGCTACAGGGAAGAGGAGCGCTACAGGGAAGAGGAGCGctacagagaggaagaggaggaaagtGACTGCTCTGCCCTCCATCAGGATGCAATGGACTCGTCAGTGACTAATGGAGATTGTTCAGAGTTGGGTGAGGTAGAGGAGGATGGGGCAGTGGGGAAGGAGACGGACAGCATCCTGCCTGCTTCTGTGCTGGACCAGGCCGGTGAAATATCAGAACATTTTGTCAGTGGTCTTTCCCAGAGAGGTAGCCTGGTAGTCTCAGAGGACCAGCATTCACCGAGCAGCCCCTCATCTCAACTGTGCTGCATGAGAAACGGGAACACAAGTCAAAGCACTGAGCTCCAGGTGAAGGCCCAGACTCTAGTTAACTCAATCCCAAAGCCCCCACTGCTCTTGGAAGCCAAACCCTTGACGCCGGCCCCTGTACCAGACCACCCGATTGAGTCTAAGAGCAAATCCACTCTCTCCAACCTGGACCAGATACTCATCCACAAGATCAGGAAGTATTATGAGCATGCAGAGCGCCAGGATGCCGGCTTCAGCATCAAGCGCAGGGAAAGCCTGTCCTACATCCCTGCAGGCCTAGTCAGACAGTTAAGTAGTCAGCTCAACAGCATTCCCCAGGAGCAGGTGGTTCCAGGACACCGGAAGGTCTCTCCAAACAACCGGCCCACCTCCTGGTCAGTGTTCGACCTCCCTGGCCTGGAAAAGGAAAATAGCACTAATGATACCCCTGTGCTGGAGCCACAGAAAGCTACTGATGTCGAGCCCAGCTCCCAATGTGTCAAAGATGCTCCTGAGTTATTTAGACCCGCCTTGGACATGATCCAAGTTTGGCGAGACATGGAGATGGATGAGGCCACTGGGAGCCTTGAAGAACCCAAGGGTATCCAGAAGACGGAGAGCATTGACAATCCCAGTTTACATCATTCCATATCTACACATCGACCCCGAAAGGGGGGATGCAGCAGTGAGAGCCCTGAAACTGAGAACATCAAGCCTCTGAAGATCCTGGAGGAGTCAGACATGGGCACTGCCTCAGAAGAGTCCCCAGCCCCGATTCCCATGACAACCTCTCCAGACCCAATCTCAGAGCAGGACTATTCTGAGGATAAGACTCTTAAGTCTGAAGAGAGGGTCAGTAGGACCTTTCTACCCAGGATCACCAGCCTGCGTTCCCAGGGAGAGGAGGACCTGATCCTGCAGGACATGGAGAGGATGAAGAACAAGGTGTTTCAGCTGGCCCGCCAGTACAGCCAGCGCATCAAGAACAGCAAGCCTGTGGTGAGGCAGAGAAACAGTGAGGCTGAGAACCACCTCACCCAGAACGACCTGCCTGCTATCAATGAGGAAAAGGTCCAAAGGG GTCGGCCTAACCTGACTCTGACACTTAACAACTGTGAGCCGGTGGTCATGCATCGGTTGAGTTCCCCAAGCCCTGCCACAAGTCTCAGTTCTGGGGCCAGCTCACGGGTCACATCCCCTTGTCCCAATGGTTCCAGCAGCCCAGTGCAGACAGAGAGTTTCCACTGGCCCGATGTCCAGGAGCTACGCTCCAAATACACTAACCCCAGGCTGGACGATGTATCCTCCCACCCTTCACCTGTCAGCCGTAGCAACTCTGTCCCAGAAAGAATGGAGAGTTGTACTGTGGGGTTCAGCACCTCATGGATCTCCACTGCCTACTCATCCAGCTACAGCAACTCCACAGACACTATCAGTGGACAAACAACCACCAAGTCATCCAAAGCTTACCTGTGCCCGGCCTCTGTGGCAGAGGCTCAGCAACAACCTGCACTGTGCAGGTGGGACTCTTTAGATCAAATGCTGGGTACACTGCCTCTACATGACCTGCAGAACCTCCCGGAACCCATGAGGAGCTGTTATGTGGCCAGTCAAGCCAGCCTGCCCAATGAGCACAATGTTATTGTTGTGGAGAGGGTTCCAAGTGTCAGGCCAGCGGAGAccggggagaaagagagagtggaggagcaAGGAGCTGAAGGAAAGGGAAAACTCCATACCGCAAATAGCTTTGACTACCAATACTGTGCTAAGATGTCTTCACTGACTTCTGGCAAAAAGACTGAGAGTAGTCTGGTGAAAAACCTGCGAGAAAAATTCCAGAACTTAGGTTCAAACACATGA